In the Synergistaceae bacterium DZ-S4 genome, GAGAAAGTATATCCTGCATCGGTATTACCGCAAGCCCGGATGTTGATGACAGCGCCATATTCACAAAAACTTCCGAGACATTCAGTGCACTTATCTCAAGACCTGTGTACTCAGATACAAGCGACCGCATGCGCTCATCGGATTCGTTCTCCCACCATCCGCGGACCGTATTGTTGTCATGGGTCCCCGTATATACTACAGAATCCGGCCTGTGGTTATGGGGTGCATACGGGTTCCGGCCGATCTCTCCGTCAAAGGCAAAGAGGAGGACCTTCATACCGGGGAGGACGAACTCTTCCATGAGTTCCCTTACATCCTCAGTAATGATGCCGAGATCCTCCGCCACGAGTCCTGATGCCTGCAGGCCCTCCTCCCGGATCATCCCTAATATCGCACTGAGCAGTTCCCTTCCCGGAGCGGCTGTCCATTCCCCGTTCTCAGCCGTATCTTCTTCGGCCGGTACAGCCCAGCATGCGGAGAAGCCCCTGAAATGATCTATCCTTACCAGGTCAAAGTTCTCCAGGGTTTTCCTTGTTCTGGCTCTCCACCATGCAAAGCCGTCTTTTTGCATGATTTTCCAGTTATAGAGCGGATTTCCCCATCTCTGTCCTGTAGCGCTGAAGTAATCCGGAGGGACCCCAGCCACTTTAATGGGCGATCCTTGAGGGTCAAGGTCGAAGAGTTCCCGGTTCGCCCACACGTCGGCACTGTCGTATGCGACAAACATCGGGATGTCCCCCATCAGGCTTATCCCCCTATCCCGGCAGTACCTGCGGAATGTCTTCCACTGCCTGTCGAAGACAAACTGCTCAAAGAAAAGCAGCTCTGCTTCCTCTTCCTTTCCGTTTTCTCTGATGTAATTTCCAATGGTGTCCCGGTCCCTCAAAGCAAAGGGTTCAGGCCACCTGTTCCATGGCAGGCCGTCGAATGTGTTTTTCAGAAGGGTAAAGAGGGCATGATCCTTGAGCCATAAAGACTCCCTCCTGATGAAATCACTGTAATCGCCTGCCAGAGATGAGTATCTCTGCCTGTCTTCTTTGAAACGCTGCCATGCGATCCGGATCAATTTACTGATCATCTGGTCTGTGTACCCGTAGTCTGCGGAGATTTCCGGTCCCTGGTGGTGACAGTCTGCGAGAATATCCGGATCCAAAAGACCATCTTCAGCGAGTTTTTCAGGGCTGATAAAAATGCGGTTCCCCGCAAAAGACGATCCGCTGCTGTAGGGTGAGTAGAATGAGGCCCCGTCAGTCGGTGTCACAGGCAGTACCTGCCAAAGCCTGAATCCCGAGTCATAAAGAAAATTTGCAAAAATCTCCGCATTGCTTCCAAGCCCCCCCGTCCCAAATGGTCCGGGCAGAGAGGACAAATGCATCAAAACGCCGCTTCTTCTGTCCAAAAAGCTTACCTCCGGCTTCCTGTATCTATTGGTCAGTCTCTTCAGGCAGAAGTACGAGGCAGGCAAGGGGCGGAAGAGTAAGTTCTATCGAGTAACGGCGCCCGTGGAAGGATATCTTTTCCGTCCTGACCTTACCCATATTCCCTGTATTCGACCCTCCGTAGAGGGACGAATCGCTGTTGAGCACCTCGCGCCAGACTGTGTCCCTCGGGACTCCGATCCTGTATCCCGTCCTTACTACGGGGGTGAAGTTGCCGATAAATATAACTTCCCTGCCATCTTTTGACCTGCGCAGGAAGGATACTATGCTTGACGATGAGTCCCCGCAGTCTATCCATTCGAAGCCTGCCGGGTCATTGTCCTGTTCCCACAGCTGCGGGTTATTTTTGTAAAAAGTATTTATGTCCCTGAACCATTGGAAAATCCCGCTATGGATTTCTTCTTTCAGTATATGCCAGTCAAGGCTGATGTTGTGGTCCCACTCCTTCTCCTGTCCATACTCCCCGCCCAT is a window encoding:
- the malQ gene encoding 4-alpha-glucanotransferase, translated to MDRRSGVLMHLSSLPGPFGTGGLGSNAEIFANFLYDSGFRLWQVLPVTPTDGASFYSPYSSGSSFAGNRIFISPEKLAEDGLLDPDILADCHHQGPEISADYGYTDQMISKLIRIAWQRFKEDRQRYSSLAGDYSDFIRRESLWLKDHALFTLLKNTFDGLPWNRWPEPFALRDRDTIGNYIRENGKEEEAELLFFEQFVFDRQWKTFRRYCRDRGISLMGDIPMFVAYDSADVWANRELFDLDPQGSPIKVAGVPPDYFSATGQRWGNPLYNWKIMQKDGFAWWRARTRKTLENFDLVRIDHFRGFSACWAVPAEEDTAENGEWTAAPGRELLSAILGMIREEGLQASGLVAEDLGIITEDVRELMEEFVLPGMKVLLFAFDGEIGRNPYAPHNHRPDSVVYTGTHDNNTVRGWWENESDERMRSLVSEYTGLEISALNVSEVFVNMALSSTSGLAVIPMQDILSLGGSARMNVPGVAAGNWLWRMSTDQLQSLTGEDSRIKARFKRSNRIYGR